CATTTGCCTTTTGAAATGGAACATCGTGTTATATTAAATGCCCAACAGGGAGGCTGATAACTTATCGATTCGAAGTCGATTCCCGCTCTTTTGATAAGCATTATGAGCATTCTGTAACGATCGAGACAAAAGAAACGGTAAGAACTTGGTGCAAGTACCTTCTTGGTATCTTTTCTACGTTAACTTTAGCATACTTGCTTGCGCTTTACGACACTTCTAGCTAAGTGTTTTGATGATTTGCAAGTCAAAGTCAACGAAGCTTATCTAAAAGTGAAAACGTGCTTGTATTTTTTCGCACATCCTGCAAGGGTAGgtataatttctttttcaagaatggGTCGCTCTAAGATAATTATGCACCAAAGAGTGTTAAGACTACTAAATTGCCTACTAACCAGAGGCCGGTACTGAAAAGTTCTTCATAAACTTGGCCAACAAAAAGACCTTGAGACCTGCCTTCACATAAATGAAGGATTATTGCAGTATTCAAACAAGCAAAGGCATCACAGCAtgaagaataattaattaaaatttgttCCATTTATTGCCAAAAAGCACTCGACAAAGTCCTCAAACATTTACTGTATCAAACTTGAGATATTAAGGACATGAGACTGATCGGACATGGGGCAAATTAAACGCCAATACCAGTTACTTGTTCCACAGTGTTTTTCGTGCTTGGAAGCAACTGATTGTGGGCAAGAACCACGAGACATTTGCCACAAAAGGATttggaaaacaatgaaacaagcaaataatcgacaataaatgaataaaaaggATTTTTTGCTAAAGATACTATCTTGGACAtcaaaagaattttcaaataCTCCAAATAGTTGAGATTGTTTGGAGATTATGTATATAAAACACAAACCTTTCTTTTGTAAACAACAAAGAACGGCTGACCCGTCTCTAGGCTATATCCGGTTTCATGCTCCGTGTTTGGTCTATTCAGAATGTATTTCATCGGAGTCCTTTCAGAGATCGACATGATTACTGATAATTGCAGTTTGGCGCTGTGATCTATGCTATAGCAAGCTGAGAGAACTTTCCAGGCCTATAAAAGTAGGTTATCAAATACAGCCAACTTAaataaaattgaataaaaacaatCACCATTGCAACGTATATTTGCAGAGTGAAATGTTCTTAATAAAAAGCTCATTTATTTCACCAATCCGCTCTAACGAAGGGCAAATGCtcagaactttaatttttgtacTTGTGACAGAGCGTGAATTCCAAACATTTATATTTTCGAGTTTGGCCCTGGTTAGTCCAGTTATTAACCCTTTTAgtgtaaaaaggaaaaaaaaagacataaaAAAGGGGGCCGCAATGAAAAGAATAACGCAAAAGTCAATTTTTTGGCTGTGGTAAACTTTAGCTTGACACCTGAACGTTAATttgcttatatatataattatctGACCCATTTAAAATAGCAATCGCGCGTTGAAGGTGGTCTGATCTTGGAATTTCATTTTACACACCGTAAAGCTGTTACTTGAGAATCTTTGGAAATATGGCCAAATGATATTTGCACATTGTCATGTTAATTGAATCTTTTTTTCCGCTTTTTACAAGGCATCGCTGGCTCAGCTGTTCTAAAATTCATTACACCAGAGGCAAAGCGCGGGACCCTGGGTGCCACAGTCCCAGGCCCGGATGTGACCCCAGCCCAGGCGGTTGGCATTGAAATACTGCTGACATTCCTCCTCGTGTTCACTGTATGCGCCAGCACCGACTCCAAGAGACTGCACTATGGCTACGAAGTGCCACTATCAATTGGACTGTGTGTAGCTGTCTGTCACTTTATCGGGGTATGTGCGCGCAAAGCAGACTTCCTTTTATTGCGAAAGGTGAAAGGATAATAACCCAGTcagatttttctattttaactTCTACCAATTCTGCACGACACTCTCTCAACCTTTTTTATGACGGGACAAAACCGGAGATTCCATGATGTGAACTAAGTTGAACAGAAACTCAGCCCATGTGTAATCGAAGAGATGAGAGGCATACGTCTGGTGACCTCTGAGCCATATTGAATCCCCAGGGCATAAACTAAGGGTGTAAGAACAAAGAGTGACTTTCTTCTCAACTAATATTCTTTGTCTTCAACTTGAACGTTTAGATTGGATTCACTGGGTGTGGAATAAATCCTGCTCGTTCCTTTGGTCCAGCAGTAGTGATGAACAAATCTGAGATCTGGCAACATCATTGGGTTAGTTTTCACATTAATCAAAATACAAGACGGCGTCCTAAGCCCTTTGAAATGTTCCTACTCAAGACCAGGACCTGCTTATGCTGCAAgagctgtttttcattttgttttcagattATAAATTATATGCCTGCAAACGTCTTAACCATTATTAACACACCTCAAAAAGTAGGCGAACATAGCTATGagtttaaaataacttttaaaaTGGGTGACACTGATCAGAATTTCGAACAGTCGAGTTACATTGGAGTAGCTAGTCAGAAGTTGAATTTCCTATAAATGCATTGCGAGGACACAAAAATGATGCGTCAGGCTCTCTTTGAACTTCCTTATGGTCCTTTTCAGGTGTACTGGGCTGGGCCTATTGGTGGAGCATTATTTGCAGCGGTCCTGTATCAGGTGATATTTCGGGCACGCCAGGAAATGGGACCTACAGCCTCCGCAAACACCAACGACCTTGAAATGAATCATGATGCCAAACTGTGATAACATTTGATTAATTGAAGGTGGCAACCCAGTGTATAGAGTGTACTCGTGCCTTTAAAGCAAACGTGCTTATGGAGTGCTTATGGATGGATCAAGGCAAGACCACCGCTGCAGTATTCTAagattcagaaaaaaaaatcttgcgAAATTTTTCCGGATTTCTTGTCGATATCTTAAAACCTTACCTTTATGAAGTGCATGTTATAAGCATGACTCTCCCTAATTTCAACCCCCCCCCCTAAAAACAATCAGCACTGAGACACGACGGGGTATTCTCGGTTTCTTTCTCAACAATGTGTGGGGTGGAGCGTTTGCCTAATTTTAAGGTTGCGAGGGCAAAAATTTGTGTCAACTTTCTGTGTCCAGAATAGCCCTTGCTatcgaaaaaaattcatggcTTTTAAGACATGTATACGTACACACCAATGATACAATCTTTCAtttggtttttttcctttctcatTTCTTGTATTGTATCTCCATTTTCCTGTATTGTAGATATATTTATTAATGAACTGATTGTGTTGAACAA
The Acropora muricata isolate sample 2 chromosome 3, ASM3666990v1, whole genome shotgun sequence genome window above contains:
- the LOC136911853 gene encoding aquaporin-4-like → MKMLLVSEMKSLHFWASALVELISTFFFIFLTTGTTITWNINHPPSTELISLSFGFSIATLAMCSLHLSGGHINPAVTIAMMAIKKVTILRGVTYVIFQLVGGIAGSAVLKFITPEAKRGTLGATVPGPDVTPAQAVGIEILLTFLLVFTVCASTDSKRLHYGYEVPLSIGLCVAVCHFIGIGFTGCGINPARSFGPAVVMNKSEIWQHHWVYWAGPIGGALFAAVLYQVIFRARQEMGPTASANTNDLEMNHDAKL